One Porphyromonas pogonae genomic region harbors:
- the ftsY gene encoding signal recognition particle-docking protein FtsY yields MGVFGFFSKKKKETLDEGLSKSKENVFSKLTRAVAGKSKVDDEVLDDLEDVLITSDVGVDTTLKVIRRIEERVARDKYVSTSELNGILRSEISELLTENGSNDADNFELPHDKKPYVIMVVGVNGVGKTTTIGKLAYQFKQNGYKVMLGAADTFRAAAIEQLEIWADRVQVPIVKQKMGADPASVAFDTVSAAVKADADVVIIDTAGRLHNKVGLMNELTKIKRVMQKVVPYAPNEILLILDGSTGQNAFEQAKQFTAATEVNALAITKLDGTAKGGVVIGISDQFKIPVKYIGLGEGMEDLQLFNKKEFVDSLFGE; encoded by the coding sequence ATGGGCGTTTTCGGTTTTTTCTCCAAGAAAAAGAAAGAAACTCTGGACGAAGGGTTGTCCAAGAGTAAAGAGAATGTTTTCTCTAAATTGACCAGAGCCGTTGCCGGCAAAAGCAAAGTTGATGATGAAGTCCTGGATGATCTTGAAGATGTGCTGATCACATCGGACGTGGGCGTAGATACCACCCTCAAAGTAATCAGGCGCATCGAAGAGCGTGTGGCACGGGATAAGTATGTATCTACTTCGGAACTCAACGGCATACTCAGAAGTGAGATATCGGAACTGCTGACTGAAAATGGAAGCAACGATGCTGACAACTTCGAACTCCCGCATGACAAAAAGCCCTATGTGATCATGGTGGTGGGAGTCAATGGTGTGGGCAAGACTACCACCATAGGTAAGCTGGCATATCAGTTCAAGCAAAATGGATATAAAGTGATGCTGGGAGCAGCTGATACTTTTAGAGCAGCCGCTATAGAGCAATTAGAGATCTGGGCGGATAGAGTGCAAGTCCCCATTGTGAAGCAGAAGATGGGTGCAGACCCCGCTTCTGTAGCATTTGATACCGTGAGTGCGGCTGTAAAAGCTGATGCCGATGTGGTGATTATCGATACGGCTGGGCGCTTGCACAACAAGGTAGGGCTCATGAACGAGCTGACCAAGATCAAGCGTGTGATGCAAAAAGTGGTACCGTATGCTCCTAATGAGATCCTGCTTATATTGGATGGCTCTACGGGACAAAATGCCTTTGAGCAGGCCAAGCAGTTTACGGCTGCTACCGAGGTCAATGCACTGGCTATAACTAAGCTCGACGGCACAGCCAAGGGAGGTGTAGTCATAGGAATATCGGATCAGTTCAAGATCCCTGTGAAATACATAGGACTTGGAGAGGGTATGGAAGACCTTCAGTTGTTTAATAAAAAAGAATTTGTAGACTCTTTATTTGGCGAATGA
- the rimO gene encoding 30S ribosomal protein S12 methylthiotransferase RimO encodes MRKNRVDVITLGCSKNLVDSEALIKQFLANGYTVKHNPEKVNGEIVVLNTCGFIGDAQEESVNMILELVEAKKDGRVGAVYVMGCLTERFMDDLKTEIPEVDAYYGKFNWKNLIGDLGKAYYNDNLAGTNRSITTPKHYAYLKISEGCDRTCSYCAIPIITGKHKSRDMDEIVQEARELSRIGVKEIQLIAQDLTFYGIDRYRRNALPELVERLSDIQGLEWIRLHYAYPAHFPTDILRVMRERDNVCNYMDIALQHISNNMLKAMRRNITKEATYDLLHLMRQEVPGIHLRTTLMTGHPGESEQDFEELKQFVKDIRFERLGAFVYSHEQGTYAGNNYDDIIPLEVKQARLDELMALQQRIATEINDAKVGHTFKTIIDRKEGDYFIGRTEFDSPEVDQEVLISTGNDLIIPKVGHFYPVTINRAETFDLYGEIKK; translated from the coding sequence ATGAGAAAGAATCGCGTAGATGTGATCACCTTGGGGTGTTCCAAAAACCTTGTTGACTCAGAGGCTCTGATCAAACAGTTCCTGGCAAACGGTTACACAGTAAAGCATAATCCCGAGAAAGTAAACGGAGAGATTGTCGTGCTCAATACTTGCGGATTTATTGGTGATGCACAGGAAGAATCAGTAAATATGATATTGGAGCTGGTAGAAGCCAAGAAGGACGGACGTGTGGGTGCTGTGTATGTTATGGGTTGCCTCACGGAACGTTTCATGGATGACCTGAAGACGGAAATCCCCGAAGTAGATGCTTATTACGGCAAATTTAACTGGAAGAATCTGATCGGTGATTTGGGCAAAGCTTATTATAATGATAATCTTGCCGGCACAAACCGGTCTATTACTACCCCTAAGCACTACGCCTATCTCAAAATATCCGAAGGATGCGACCGCACCTGCTCATACTGCGCTATACCCATCATCACAGGCAAACATAAGTCCCGTGACATGGATGAGATCGTGCAGGAAGCACGAGAGCTCAGTCGTATCGGTGTCAAGGAAATTCAGCTTATAGCTCAAGATCTTACATTTTACGGTATCGATCGGTACCGAAGAAATGCCCTGCCGGAACTGGTGGAGCGACTTTCCGATATTCAAGGGTTGGAGTGGATAAGGCTGCACTATGCTTATCCTGCACATTTTCCCACAGACATACTCAGAGTGATGAGAGAGCGGGACAATGTGTGTAATTATATGGATATTGCCCTCCAACATATCAGTAATAATATGCTCAAAGCCATGCGTAGGAATATCACCAAGGAAGCCACGTATGATTTACTGCATCTGATGAGGCAGGAAGTTCCGGGCATTCATCTACGCACCACCCTCATGACCGGGCATCCCGGAGAGAGCGAGCAGGATTTCGAGGAACTCAAGCAGTTTGTAAAAGATATCCGATTCGAAAGACTGGGCGCCTTTGTATATTCTCATGAGCAAGGCACCTACGCGGGCAATAACTATGATGATATAATTCCTTTGGAAGTAAAACAAGCTCGCCTCGATGAGCTGATGGCTTTGCAGCAGCGCATAGCGACTGAAATAAATGATGCTAAGGTAGGGCATACCTTCAAAACCATTATTGACCGTAAGGAGGGGGATTATTTCATAGGAAGAACGGAGTTTGATTCTCCAGAAGTGGATCAGGAAGTACTTATCTCCACGGGAAATGATCTTATTATTCCCAAAGTGGGACACTTCTATCCCGTAACAATAAATAGAGCAGAAACTTTTGACCTTTACGGCGAAATAAAAAAATAA
- a CDS encoding LysM peptidoglycan-binding domain-containing protein, giving the protein MIQDELWIAQLANNARIEIATSESLWSAFTSQLASRLNLGEKVVQRNIGVWSAHKQLEYIAHLPTGELYLIPPAVQLELAPIEPGTDGYTDDTLVQALHETTGYTLEVVNGWWESIAIVFDRLIKKGNKVFWKNIGYFEPLIDHAGNYDGYVFSPLGEVPENLNKPFSMFSPVLVSSDKQDSKTPVKEVQSWDETDLAPKYYILVINKPEPHFENLPPREVKTQSPKDDHIQPIVMPPTDVSHGRSANDNIGDKKEEATIVAGEGAKGESVNKAGEITSKDAPPAVKSAQKDKPTNQGGDDPKKIKEKKARNVQYILLIILFLVIGTVLYLLFHNKMPNLLHNGSETVVDTTIVTEEPVFEGEIPGDSVKNDSIENEISSMSHGVDSIDQNLKSVEKEIPSSSANYAEKIILKKGDKLTNKALAKYGHKAFWVYIYLENGNIIKDPNNIPAGTKLTLPAAEKYGIDAKNTNSVKKALIIQRDINNSIIKGNY; this is encoded by the coding sequence ATGATACAAGACGAATTATGGATTGCCCAACTGGCAAATAACGCACGCATAGAGATAGCCACCTCAGAAAGTTTGTGGAGCGCTTTTACGTCACAACTCGCAAGCCGACTCAATCTGGGCGAGAAAGTAGTGCAAAGAAATATAGGGGTGTGGAGTGCCCATAAGCAACTTGAATACATTGCTCACTTGCCTACGGGTGAGTTGTATCTCATCCCCCCAGCGGTGCAACTGGAGCTTGCCCCTATCGAACCGGGGACAGACGGGTATACGGATGATACACTTGTGCAGGCTCTGCACGAGACCACGGGATACACTCTCGAAGTCGTAAATGGATGGTGGGAGAGTATTGCGATAGTTTTTGACCGTTTGATAAAGAAAGGAAATAAAGTATTCTGGAAGAATATAGGTTATTTCGAACCATTGATAGATCATGCGGGGAATTATGACGGCTATGTTTTTAGCCCATTGGGAGAAGTGCCCGAGAACTTGAACAAACCTTTTTCGATGTTTTCCCCAGTGCTTGTAAGTTCTGACAAGCAGGATAGCAAAACGCCTGTAAAAGAAGTGCAGTCTTGGGATGAGACGGATCTGGCTCCGAAGTATTACATTTTGGTTATCAATAAGCCCGAGCCTCATTTTGAGAATTTACCTCCTCGTGAGGTTAAGACACAGTCTCCCAAGGATGATCATATACAACCGATAGTTATGCCTCCTACCGATGTTTCTCATGGACGATCGGCCAATGACAATATTGGGGATAAAAAGGAAGAAGCTACTATTGTGGCAGGAGAAGGGGCGAAAGGAGAGTCTGTAAATAAAGCTGGAGAGATTACAAGCAAAGATGCTCCTCCTGCCGTAAAATCGGCTCAAAAAGACAAACCCACAAATCAAGGAGGTGATGACCCAAAGAAGATTAAGGAGAAAAAAGCCCGAAATGTACAGTATATTCTGCTTATTATTCTATTCCTAGTCATTGGAACCGTCCTATATCTGCTTTTTCACAATAAAATGCCCAACTTATTACACAACGGATCTGAAACGGTAGTCGATACCACGATAGTAACAGAAGAACCCGTATTTGAAGGAGAGATACCGGGCGATTCTGTGAAGAACGATTCTATCGAAAATGAAATAAGTAGCATGTCGCACGGGGTGGATTCGATAGATCAAAATCTAAAATCTGTAGAAAAAGAAATTCCGTCTTCCTCAGCTAATTATGCGGAAAAGATAATCCTGAAAAAAGGCGATAAACTTACCAATAAGGCTTTAGCTAAATACGGTCATAAGGCTTTTTGGGTCTATATCTATCTTGAGAATGGTAATATTATTAAGGATCCTAATAATATACCTGCAGGAACTAAGCTGACACTTCCTGCAGCAGAAAAATACGGTATAGATGCTAAAAATACTAATTCGGTGAAAAAGGCGTTAATCATACAAAGAGATATCAATAACTCCATAATAAAAGGAAACTACTAA
- a CDS encoding AAA family ATPase, with product MEPIDIRALTEYIEQKSSFVQLLKQGMHQSIVGQNHLIESLLIGLLADGHILLEGVPGLAKTLAIKTLANLIDADYKRIQFTPDLLPADVVGTMMYSQKKEEFQVKQGPIFSNFILADEINRAPAKVQSALLEAMQERQVTIGEKTYKLPNPFLVMATQNPIEQEGTYPLPEAQVDRFMLKVLISYPEKTEEAQIIRQQIKPMQPEIKPMVTKEDIIEARKVVQQVYIDEKIERYIVDIVYATRYPELAGMEELKPMISFGASPRASINLALASRAYAFIKQRGYVIPEDVRAVCHDVMRHRLGLSYEAEASSLTAEAIISEILNKVEVP from the coding sequence ATGGAACCTATTGACATAAGAGCTCTTACCGAGTACATCGAGCAAAAGAGTTCGTTTGTGCAACTTCTTAAACAAGGGATGCACCAATCGATTGTAGGGCAAAACCACCTGATAGAATCACTGCTTATAGGACTATTGGCTGATGGGCATATTCTTTTGGAAGGAGTGCCGGGATTGGCAAAAACATTGGCGATAAAAACATTGGCCAACCTCATCGATGCAGATTACAAAAGAATCCAGTTTACACCGGATTTGCTGCCTGCCGACGTAGTGGGAACAATGATGTACAGCCAGAAGAAAGAGGAATTTCAAGTTAAGCAGGGACCAATATTCTCTAACTTTATCCTTGCGGATGAGATCAACCGTGCACCGGCCAAAGTGCAGAGTGCTTTGCTCGAAGCCATGCAGGAAAGACAGGTGACTATAGGAGAGAAAACCTACAAGCTGCCCAATCCTTTTTTGGTAATGGCTACTCAGAACCCTATTGAACAAGAGGGGACTTACCCGTTGCCGGAAGCGCAGGTGGATCGTTTTATGCTGAAGGTGCTGATATCTTATCCTGAAAAGACGGAAGAGGCACAAATCATACGTCAACAAATCAAGCCTATGCAGCCTGAGATCAAGCCTATGGTGACAAAAGAGGACATTATCGAAGCTCGCAAGGTGGTACAGCAGGTTTATATAGACGAAAAGATCGAGCGTTACATCGTAGATATAGTATACGCTACCCGCTATCCGGAGCTCGCCGGTATGGAGGAGCTGAAGCCGATGATCTCTTTTGGAGCATCGCCTCGTGCTTCTATCAATTTAGCTTTGGCATCAAGAGCTTATGCCTTCATCAAACAAAGAGGATACGTTATCCCCGAAGACGTACGCGCAGTATGCCATGACGTGATGCGTCACCGTTTGGGGCTCAGCTACGAAGCTGAAGCTTCAAGCCTCACGGCTGAAGCTATAATAAGTGAGATTCTGAACAAAGTTGAAGTACCTTAA
- a CDS encoding DUF58 domain-containing protein, translated as MQTTDLLKKVRRIEIKARGLSEQIFAGQYHSAFKGRGMAFSEVRNYQVGDDVRDIDWNVTARYAHPFIKVFEEERELTVMLMVDLSGSTLFGTQSETKRELTTEIAATLAFSAIQNNDKVGAILFTDKIEKFIPPKSGKKHILYIIRELLEFSPQSRGTHLSVPLTYLTQVLKKRCTSFLISDFMDNDEDYKNALTISSRRHDIVCIRTYDIREEELPNMGLIRMLDAESGQERWIDTSSRKIRDTYLKAFETQDNKRKQLCSRLGIDQVEVHTGQDYVPELIQLFKRRS; from the coding sequence GTGCAAACGACAGATCTTCTAAAGAAAGTAAGAAGGATAGAAATAAAAGCCAGAGGCTTATCCGAACAAATATTTGCGGGGCAATATCACTCTGCATTTAAAGGAAGGGGTATGGCTTTTAGCGAAGTGCGCAACTATCAGGTAGGTGATGACGTGCGGGATATTGACTGGAACGTTACCGCCAGATACGCGCATCCCTTTATCAAGGTCTTTGAAGAGGAACGAGAGCTTACGGTAATGCTTATGGTGGATCTATCGGGAAGTACTCTCTTTGGTACGCAAAGCGAAACTAAAAGAGAGCTCACCACGGAGATCGCTGCCACACTGGCATTCTCGGCTATTCAAAATAATGATAAGGTAGGAGCCATCCTTTTTACCGATAAGATAGAAAAGTTCATACCGCCCAAAAGCGGCAAGAAACATATATTGTATATAATAAGAGAACTTCTGGAGTTTAGTCCTCAGTCTAGAGGTACACATCTTTCCGTTCCTCTTACTTATCTTACGCAAGTGTTGAAGAAAAGGTGTACGTCATTCCTTATTTCTGATTTTATGGACAATGACGAAGACTATAAGAATGCTCTTACCATATCTTCACGCCGGCATGATATCGTTTGTATACGTACTTATGATATCAGAGAGGAAGAGCTTCCCAATATGGGGCTCATCAGAATGTTGGATGCCGAAAGCGGTCAAGAGAGATGGATCGATACTTCGTCAAGAAAGATCAGGGACACTTATCTGAAGGCTTTCGAAACTCAGGATAACAAGCGCAAACAACTATGTAGTCGCTTGGGCATCGATCAGGTCGAAGTTCACACAGGACAGGACTATGTGCCTGAGCTTATTCAATTATTTAAACGAAGGTCCTAA
- a CDS encoding BatD family protein: MKRINHRYYSSLLLLLFLTVAQGAKAQNLSIQAKIDRDQIKVGEQAVIDITVRTGDLAKTKLFLPEDSTVRHFEVLQFAPVDTIDIDGRVKEVKMKMLITSFDSVELVTIPPITVQAGTLQAKSNSLVLKVLQPDVDMQHPEKFKDIKKPWKVPYTLKDILILVYGNPISWVIIALLLALMIWYESRGYKLKREKSEAPQINPLIPPIERALTALTVLSKEKLPESGQYKLYYTKMTDILRHYIEEVKHVSVMEMTSTELIDYIELLGHQDLTTKLKRILKTANLAKFANYKSLPDEDRLSMVLAVDFIRTANAEWVKSEGDTAEERSEA; this comes from the coding sequence ATGAAAAGGATTAATCATAGATACTACTCATCCCTTCTTCTGCTTTTATTTCTGACAGTCGCTCAAGGTGCGAAAGCTCAGAACTTATCTATCCAAGCAAAGATAGACAGAGACCAGATAAAAGTAGGAGAGCAGGCTGTAATAGATATAACGGTACGTACCGGTGACTTGGCTAAGACTAAACTGTTTTTGCCGGAGGATTCTACCGTGCGTCACTTTGAAGTATTGCAGTTTGCTCCGGTAGATACCATTGATATTGACGGAAGAGTCAAAGAGGTAAAAATGAAAATGCTCATTACTTCTTTTGACTCCGTAGAGCTTGTAACGATACCGCCTATCACGGTGCAAGCAGGAACCCTGCAAGCAAAGTCGAATAGTCTTGTGCTCAAAGTACTGCAACCTGATGTCGATATGCAGCACCCCGAGAAATTCAAGGATATTAAGAAACCGTGGAAGGTGCCTTATACTTTGAAGGATATACTGATACTGGTATATGGTAATCCTATTAGTTGGGTAATCATAGCTCTGCTATTGGCTCTCATGATATGGTATGAAAGTCGTGGGTATAAGTTGAAGCGTGAAAAGTCGGAGGCACCACAGATCAATCCTCTCATCCCTCCTATAGAAAGAGCTCTTACCGCACTTACAGTCCTCTCGAAGGAAAAATTGCCGGAGAGTGGTCAGTATAAACTTTATTATACTAAAATGACAGACATCCTCAGACACTACATAGAAGAGGTAAAGCATGTGTCTGTAATGGAGATGACTTCAACAGAATTGATCGATTACATAGAGCTACTGGGGCATCAAGATCTCACTACAAAGCTGAAAAGAATACTCAAAACAGCTAACTTGGCAAAGTTTGCCAATTATAAGTCTTTGCCCGATGAAGACAGACTGTCTATGGTATTAGCAGTAGACTTTATACGCACAGCAAATGCGGAATGGGTTAAATCCGAAGGCGACACTGCGGAAGAAAGGAGTGAAGCATGA
- a CDS encoding vWA domain-containing protein produces MTFLHPKLLFLLLIIPLLIAWYIYRINKTHPTLLISSMKSLDKMGGGLRAYLRHALFVLRTLAIAAIIIAIARPQSSNSWSKDSVEGIDIMLALDISGSMQAMDLKPNRLEAALGVAQTFINNRPNDNIGSVIFAGETFTLCPLTTDHAVLLNRMQDIHIGMLEDGTAIGVGLATSVNRLKNSKAKSKVIILLTDGSNNRGDITPNMGAKLAQTFGIRVYTIGVGTRGEAPYPIPTAFGTRIQMVPVDIDEPTLKNIAEVSGGKYFRAVDNKSLESIYQEIDKLEKTKLSTQSFQVHHEEYFIFALIAFILLLLEFILRNTYLRTNP; encoded by the coding sequence ATGACGTTTTTGCATCCCAAGCTGTTATTTTTGTTGCTGATTATACCATTGCTCATTGCTTGGTATATCTATAGAATAAACAAAACACACCCAACGCTACTCATTTCTTCCATGAAATCACTGGACAAAATGGGTGGCGGTTTACGTGCATATTTGAGACATGCTCTTTTCGTATTGCGTACATTAGCTATTGCTGCTATCATTATTGCGATAGCTCGTCCGCAGAGTTCCAATAGCTGGAGCAAAGACAGCGTGGAGGGCATTGATATTATGTTGGCTTTGGATATCTCCGGTAGTATGCAAGCGATGGATCTCAAACCCAATCGTCTCGAAGCTGCACTTGGAGTGGCGCAAACTTTTATCAACAACCGCCCCAACGATAATATAGGCTCGGTAATATTTGCCGGTGAAACTTTTACTTTGTGTCCGCTTACTACGGATCATGCCGTACTCTTAAATAGAATGCAGGATATTCATATCGGCATGCTGGAAGACGGTACTGCTATAGGAGTAGGACTTGCTACATCGGTAAACCGTCTTAAAAACAGTAAAGCTAAAAGTAAAGTAATTATCCTCCTTACTGACGGCTCCAACAACCGAGGAGACATCACTCCGAATATGGGAGCTAAACTGGCTCAAACATTCGGCATCAGAGTATACACTATAGGTGTAGGTACGCGTGGTGAAGCCCCTTATCCTATTCCCACAGCTTTTGGAACGCGTATTCAGATGGTTCCCGTCGATATAGACGAACCCACTCTTAAGAATATAGCCGAAGTCAGTGGTGGCAAATATTTCCGAGCTGTAGATAACAAAAGCTTGGAATCAATCTATCAAGAGATCGATAAGCTGGAGAAGACCAAACTCTCCACACAGAGTTTTCAGGTACATCACGAAGAATACTTTATTTTTGCTTTGATAGCATTTATTCTGCTGCTCTTGGAGTTCATTCTTCGCAACACATATTTAAGAACTAACCCGTGA
- a CDS encoding vWA domain-containing protein, whose translation MKLHFYNPEYFYLLLLVIPLVVIWFYAYYKRRSLQRKFAEVKMLKLLKPEASAKRRMLRGSLLILAICFLIIVLARPQIPGGSQTPEDQKGIEAMICLDISNSMLSQDLAPNRLKFSKQVLTRLLDKMAGDKVGLIVFAGNAYTQIPITTDLSAAKELLGDIDPYMVSTQGTAIGQSISLATKSFSSNKDIGKAIIVLTDGENHEDDAIGAAKEAFGKNIKVNVIGIGTPEGGPIPYDNNYLKDENGNVVITKFNEQMCRQIAEAGDGIFITGQNASSIAESLITQLDKLPKANVSLNAPTGYIELYERFAQIALILLIIEFFIQERKSRFLRKHNIFKDEK comes from the coding sequence ATGAAACTGCATTTCTATAATCCCGAATATTTTTACCTGTTACTACTCGTGATACCACTTGTGGTGATTTGGTTCTACGCATATTATAAAAGAAGATCGCTGCAACGCAAGTTCGCTGAGGTGAAGATGCTCAAGCTGCTCAAGCCCGAAGCTTCTGCTAAAAGACGAATGCTCAGAGGCAGTTTGCTCATACTGGCTATTTGTTTTCTTATCATAGTACTGGCACGTCCGCAGATACCCGGAGGTTCGCAAACGCCTGAAGACCAAAAAGGCATTGAAGCCATGATCTGTTTGGATATTTCCAATTCTATGTTGAGCCAAGACTTAGCGCCTAATAGACTTAAGTTCTCCAAGCAAGTCCTAACGCGTTTGTTGGACAAGATGGCCGGAGATAAGGTGGGGTTGATTGTCTTTGCTGGCAATGCATACACACAGATACCTATTACCACGGATTTATCTGCGGCCAAAGAGTTGCTTGGCGATATCGATCCCTATATGGTATCTACCCAAGGTACTGCCATTGGCCAGTCGATCAGTTTAGCTACCAAGTCATTTTCTTCCAATAAAGATATCGGTAAGGCTATCATAGTACTCACCGATGGCGAGAATCATGAGGATGATGCTATAGGTGCAGCTAAAGAGGCTTTTGGGAAAAATATCAAAGTTAACGTAATTGGTATAGGCACACCTGAAGGTGGTCCCATCCCTTACGATAATAACTATCTCAAAGACGAAAACGGTAATGTGGTGATCACGAAGTTCAACGAACAAATGTGTAGGCAAATAGCAGAGGCCGGTGACGGTATTTTTATCACGGGGCAGAATGCTTCGTCTATAGCCGAGAGTCTTATCACCCAACTTGATAAGTTGCCCAAAGCCAATGTTTCCCTCAATGCACCTACAGGTTATATAGAATTATACGAGCGGTTTGCACAGATCGCTTTGATCCTGCTTATCATCGAATTCTTTATCCAAGAACGTAAAAGCAGATTTCTTAGAAAACATAATATATTCAAGGATGAAAAGTAA
- a CDS encoding tetratricopeptide repeat protein has translation MAQGAKTDTRKGNKLFKKNSFTQSEIRYRKALQKDSLSSAAKFGLADALYKQNKQDEAINYYSSLAENPTLSPEKKADVMHNMGNIYMHKKDYAKSVEAYKQSLKLNPDDNDTRYNYVLARNLLKQQQQQQQQNNQNKDNNKDNKDKNKDQNKDQQQNNKDQDKKDDKQDKEKKDNNQSQGNPEQQEMSKQQAEQILNAYKQDEDNTREKIEKAKKEKAQQANTRIKKKW, from the coding sequence ATGGCGCAAGGAGCAAAGACTGATACTCGTAAAGGGAATAAACTGTTTAAGAAGAATTCCTTTACGCAGTCAGAGATACGTTATCGCAAAGCTTTACAAAAAGACAGCTTATCCTCAGCTGCCAAGTTTGGCTTGGCTGATGCTCTATATAAACAGAATAAGCAGGATGAGGCTATCAATTACTACTCTTCATTGGCAGAAAATCCTACACTCTCCCCTGAGAAGAAGGCGGATGTGATGCACAATATGGGCAACATCTATATGCACAAGAAGGACTATGCCAAGAGTGTTGAAGCCTATAAACAGTCATTGAAACTCAATCCTGATGACAACGATACGAGATACAACTATGTTTTGGCTCGTAATCTGCTGAAACAACAGCAGCAGCAACAACAACAAAATAACCAGAACAAGGACAATAATAAGGATAACAAAGACAAGAATAAAGATCAAAACAAGGATCAGCAACAGAACAATAAAGATCAGGACAAGAAAGACGACAAGCAAGACAAGGAGAAAAAAGATAATAATCAATCTCAAGGTAACCCTGAGCAACAAGAGATGAGTAAGCAACAAGCGGAGCAGATACTCAATGCTTACAAGCAGGACGAGGATAATACTCGGGAGAAAATAGAAAAAGCTAAGAAAGAAAAAGCTCAGCAAGCCAATACTAGAATAAAAAAGAAGTGGTAG